Within Celeribacter marinus, the genomic segment GCACCCAGTCCTCCCACAAGATCGGCAACGACCCCATGATGGCCGCACCTATGGCGGTTGGTGGCGGCAAGAGCGCCGGAGAAATCTCGAAGACCCGCACGGCGATTTCCCAAAGGAGCAACACCAAAAGGCCAAATCCCGCGGGGTAGGCAATGCGTTCGACCTGCGTATCGGCGCGTCTCATGCGGGTCGCCCTCCCATGGCGCGGCGCATGATTTTCTCAATCGCGCCCACTGTGAATATCAAAACTGCGGCCAAAATCGCCGCGGCAAACAACGCCGCCCACATGATCATCGGCTCACCAAACTGCGATCCGATCAACATCCGCGCGCCAAGGCCCGAGATTGCACTGGTCGACAATTCGCCCACAACCGCGCCAACAAATGCCGCCGCCACGCTCACCTTGAGCGAGGCAAAGAAATACGGCATCGAGGCGGGAACGCGCAGTTTCCAAAACACCGCCGTGGGTTTGGCCCCATAGGTGCGCAGCAAATCCAATTGCATATGATCGGGGCTAGACAGCCCTTTGACCATACTAACCATCACGGGGAAAAAGCTCAGGTAAGCCGCGATGATCGCCTTGGGGACCAAGAGCGATCCTGCGCCAATCGCGTTGCTCAACACCACAATCATCGGGGCCAATGCCACAATAGGGACGGTTTGCGAGATGATCGCCCACGGCATCAAACTTAGCCGTCCGATGCGGCTCAACACTATGATCGCGGCCAGTGAGACGCCAACAACAATGCCCAAGCCAAAGCCCCAAAGTGTTGTTTTTAATGTAATTATACCTTGGTAGACCATTGATCGCTTTGACGTGATCTTTTTCAACGCGGTGGTTTTCCACAACTCTGCGGCCACTTGATGCGGGACGGGCAGGAGCGGGCGGGCCTGCTGCATCGTGTCGCTGACCACCTCGGAAAAGCTGGGGGTAGTGCCCGCACGCGCGGCTTGGTCATAGGTCCATGTGGCATTCATTTTGATCGCTGCGGCGTACCACACGATGAGCAAAACGGCGACGACAGTGAGGACAGGACGGATGTGTTTCATGTACGCCTCCCTGCCGTGGGCGCCGCGTCATGCGCGCACGCACACCCGCGCAGTATGTTTGAGCAAAACCTCATTGCTCATGCCCCGCACGCAACCCCTCGCGCACGCGGTGCGCAATCTCGATGAACTCTTTGCTGTCGCGAATATCGAGCGGGCGTTCCTTGGGCAGCGGGTTTTCAATCACGTCCGTAATGCGCCCCGGTCGCGGCGACATGACCACAATTTTGGTCGACAGATAGACGGCTTCGGGGATGGAGTGGGTCACAAATCCAATGGTTTTTTCGGTGCGCGCCCAAAGCGCCAAAAGCTGCTCGTTGAGGTGATCACGCACGATCTCGTCCAGCGCCCCGAACGGTTCGTCCATCAATAAGATATCCGCGTCAAACGCAAGCGCACGGGCGATGGAGGCGCGTTGCTGCATCCCGCCCGAAAGCTGCCACGGGAACTTTTTATCGAACCCTACAAGGTCCACGAGTTCTAGCACTTTTCGAACATGTTCGGCCTGATCTGACTTGGAATAGCCCATAATTTCGAGTGGAAGTTTCACATTTCCTGCAATTGTCCGCCACGGGTACAGCCCCGCCGCCTGAAACACATAGCCATAGGCCCGCGCGCGCCGCGCCTCCTCAGGCGTCATGCCATTGACCGAGAGCGCCCCACCTGTGGGCGTCTCCAACCCCGCGATACAGCGTAGAAATGTGGTTTTCCCACAACCGGATGGCCCGATGAAGGAGACAAAATCACCCTTGTTAATCTCGAGATTGACACCTTTTAGCGCCTGAATAGGTCCGTCATTTGTCTCAAATGTCAGGTCCACATTTTGCGCGTCGATCACTGCCTCAGCCA encodes:
- a CDS encoding ABC transporter permease; this translates as MKHIRPVLTVVAVLLIVWYAAAIKMNATWTYDQAARAGTTPSFSEVVSDTMQQARPLLPVPHQVAAELWKTTALKKITSKRSMVYQGIITLKTTLWGFGLGIVVGVSLAAIIVLSRIGRLSLMPWAIISQTVPIVALAPMIVVLSNAIGAGSLLVPKAIIAAYLSFFPVMVSMVKGLSSPDHMQLDLLRTYGAKPTAVFWKLRVPASMPYFFASLKVSVAAAFVGAVVGELSTSAISGLGARMLIGSQFGEPMIMWAALFAAAILAAVLIFTVGAIEKIMRRAMGGRPA
- a CDS encoding ABC transporter ATP-binding protein, with translation MAEAVIDAQNVDLTFETNDGPIQALKGVNLEINKGDFVSFIGPSGCGKTTFLRCIAGLETPTGGALSVNGMTPEEARRARAYGYVFQAAGLYPWRTIAGNVKLPLEIMGYSKSDQAEHVRKVLELVDLVGFDKKFPWQLSGGMQQRASIARALAFDADILLMDEPFGALDEIVRDHLNEQLLALWARTEKTIGFVTHSIPEAVYLSTKIVVMSPRPGRITDVIENPLPKERPLDIRDSKEFIEIAHRVREGLRAGHEQ